A window of the Arthrobacter sp. Marseille-P9274 genome harbors these coding sequences:
- a CDS encoding YdiU family protein codes for MSTAASPTFTLGGRFARDLAELALPWQAEEIADPRLLVLNEPLAGQLGLDPAFLRSGEGLALLTGNRLPDGATPVAQAYAGHQFGFYAPRLGDGRALLLGEVEDRGGRLRDIHLKGSGPTPFARGGDGFAAVGPMLREYIVSEAMHALGIPTTRSLAVVATGRPVRRDTVLPGAVLARVAESHLRVGSFQYARATGDVDLLRRVADHAIARHHPGAAEAESPYLALFRAVVAAQATLVARWMLVGFIHGVMNTDNMTISGETIDYGPCAFMDAFDPATVYSSIDDAGRYAYRNQPVVAEWNLARLAEALLPLFPGTEDEAVAAAEESLAGFREQYSQAWSAGMRAKLGLPAGADEETASSLVDGVVSLLQAAGPDYTSFFRSLGAAARGNLQAARCLFPDPSDFDAWVDRWRATGPDADAMDRVNPAYIPRNHLVEEALAAATEDDLQPFGSLLEAVTRPYDERPGLELYAAPAPESFGPYRTFCGT; via the coding sequence ATGAGCACAGCAGCCTCGCCTACTTTCACGCTCGGCGGCCGGTTCGCCCGGGACCTGGCCGAACTGGCCCTGCCCTGGCAGGCGGAGGAGATCGCCGATCCCCGCCTGCTGGTCCTCAACGAACCGCTGGCCGGCCAGCTGGGGCTGGACCCGGCCTTCCTGCGGTCGGGGGAGGGGCTGGCGCTGCTGACCGGAAACCGGCTGCCGGACGGTGCCACTCCGGTGGCGCAGGCCTATGCCGGGCACCAGTTCGGCTTCTACGCCCCGCGCCTCGGCGACGGGCGCGCCCTCCTGCTCGGAGAGGTCGAGGACAGGGGCGGCCGCCTCCGCGATATCCATCTCAAGGGCTCCGGCCCCACGCCGTTTGCCCGCGGCGGGGACGGGTTTGCCGCCGTCGGTCCCATGCTGCGCGAGTACATCGTCAGCGAGGCGATGCACGCCCTCGGCATCCCCACTACCCGGTCGCTAGCTGTGGTGGCGACCGGCCGCCCGGTGCGCCGGGACACCGTGCTGCCCGGGGCGGTGCTGGCCCGGGTGGCGGAAAGCCATCTGCGGGTGGGCAGCTTCCAGTACGCCCGGGCCACCGGCGACGTCGATCTCCTGCGGCGAGTGGCGGACCATGCGATCGCCCGCCACCATCCCGGCGCCGCGGAAGCAGAGTCGCCCTACCTGGCGTTGTTCCGGGCGGTGGTCGCCGCGCAGGCGACGCTCGTGGCGCGCTGGATGCTCGTGGGCTTCATCCATGGCGTCATGAACACGGACAACATGACGATCTCGGGCGAGACCATCGACTACGGGCCGTGCGCCTTCATGGACGCCTTCGATCCGGCCACCGTCTACAGTTCCATCGACGACGCCGGACGCTATGCGTACCGCAACCAGCCCGTCGTGGCGGAGTGGAACCTGGCCCGCCTGGCGGAGGCGCTCCTGCCGCTCTTCCCCGGCACCGAGGACGAGGCTGTCGCCGCGGCCGAGGAGTCCCTCGCAGGCTTCCGGGAACAGTACAGCCAGGCGTGGTCCGCCGGCATGAGGGCCAAGCTCGGGCTGCCGGCCGGCGCGGACGAGGAAACCGCCTCGTCCCTGGTGGACGGGGTGGTCTCCCTGTTGCAGGCGGCCGGCCCCGACTACACGTCCTTCTTCCGGAGCCTGGGGGCTGCCGCCCGGGGCAACCTCCAAGCGGCGCGGTGCCTGTTTCCCGACCCGTCCGATTTCGATGCGTGGGTCGACCGCTGGCGCGCAACCGGTCCGGACGCGGATGCGATGGACCGGGTCAATCCCGCCTACATTCCGCGGAACCATCTGGTCGAGGAGGCGCTGGCCGCCGCGACGGAGGACGACCTTCAGCCGTTCGGGTCGCTCCTGGAAGCGGTCACTCGGCCCTATGACGAGCGCCCCGGCCTGGAACTCTATGCCGCGCCGGCTCCGGAAAGCTTCGGACCCTACCGGACCTTCTGCGGAACCTGA